One window from the genome of Blastocatellia bacterium encodes:
- a CDS encoding NADH-quinone oxidoreductase subunit D, with amino-acid sequence MHKPEVATPERLMGAREMVLNMGPQHPATHGVLRVILKLDGETVVDLDCDIGYLHRGVEKICENRPYTHIEPYFDRLDYVAGVSNNLAYIEAVEKLANIEVTPRAKYVRVILTELQRIASHLLWLGTHAMDIGAVTIFLYAFREREQILNIFENYFGARLTTNALRIGGLFYDTYPGFEEEVKAFCRVFPERVAEYETILNENRIWLGRTVGIGVLTAEDAKDLGVTGPTLRGSGVKWDIRKAFPYEVYDQLDWEVPVGENGDTYDRYLVRMEEMKQSRHIILQAVERLPDGPILGKVPKVIKPPVGEVYHSIESPKGELGVYIVSNGTTFPERLRIRPPSLINLQALKKLSIGHLVADVIALIGSIDIVLGEVDR; translated from the coding sequence ATGCACAAACCAGAGGTCGCCACACCTGAACGTTTGATGGGCGCCCGCGAGATGGTGCTCAACATGGGACCGCAACATCCGGCCACACACGGCGTGCTGCGCGTTATCTTGAAGCTGGATGGCGAAACGGTCGTGGACCTGGACTGTGATATTGGGTATCTGCATCGCGGTGTGGAGAAAATTTGCGAAAATCGCCCATACACCCACATCGAGCCATATTTTGATCGGCTGGATTACGTGGCCGGCGTCTCCAACAATCTGGCTTATATCGAAGCGGTCGAAAAGCTGGCCAATATCGAAGTCACGCCACGCGCCAAATATGTGCGCGTCATCCTGACCGAACTGCAGCGCATCGCCAGTCACTTGCTCTGGTTGGGGACCCATGCGATGGATATTGGCGCGGTCACCATCTTCCTCTATGCGTTCCGTGAACGCGAGCAAATCCTGAACATCTTCGAGAATTACTTCGGCGCGCGGCTGACTACCAATGCGCTGCGCATCGGCGGGCTCTTTTACGACACCTACCCCGGCTTTGAAGAGGAAGTCAAAGCGTTCTGTCGCGTCTTTCCTGAGCGGGTGGCTGAATACGAGACGATTCTGAACGAGAATCGCATCTGGTTGGGGCGCACCGTTGGCATCGGCGTGCTCACTGCTGAAGATGCCAAAGACCTTGGGGTCACCGGGCCGACGCTGCGCGGCTCCGGCGTCAAGTGGGATATTCGCAAGGCATTCCCTTACGAAGTCTATGACCAACTGGATTGGGAAGTGCCGGTCGGGGAAAACGGCGACACCTACGATCGCTACCTGGTGCGGATGGAGGAGATGAAGCAAAGTCGCCACATCATTCTGCAAGCCGTCGAGCGGCTGCCTGATGGGCCGATACTGGGCAAAGTGCCCAAAGTGATCAAACCGCCAGTGGGCGAAGTGTATCATTCGATTGAATCGCCCAAAGGCGAACTGGGCGTCTACATTGTCAGTAATGGGACGACATTTCCCGAACGACTCCGCATCCGTCCGCCGTCGCTCATCAATCTGCAAGCGCTGAAAAAACTCTCGATTGGCCATCTGGTCGCCGACGTGATTGCGCTGATTGGTTCGATTGATATTGTTCTGGGTGAAGTTGACCGGTGA
- a CDS encoding NADH-quinone oxidoreductase subunit C, which yields MSEEVKKDTDQATPAAKPTPPPRATPEKKAAAPAPPPDITDDPLVEKLRQRFPHAVLQAVQLDMPTLYISRDELAHVCRFLRDDPDAQFDFLTDVTGRHLPDAEKPFQTIYHLYSFPRNVRWRLKVDLADGQSVPSVSHVWSTANWLEREVYDMFGIQFENHPDLRRLLLPPDWEGHPLRKEYPLLFQYNRWTAEHLQMIPFRPDGEYTGKFE from the coding sequence ATGAGTGAAGAGGTAAAAAAAGATACCGATCAAGCAACACCAGCAGCAAAGCCGACGCCACCGCCCCGGGCAACGCCTGAGAAGAAGGCAGCGGCTCCGGCTCCGCCGCCGGATATTACCGACGACCCGTTGGTCGAGAAGCTGCGTCAACGCTTCCCTCATGCCGTGCTGCAAGCTGTTCAGCTCGACATGCCGACGTTGTACATCTCGCGCGACGAGCTGGCTCATGTATGCCGCTTCCTTCGGGATGATCCAGATGCACAGTTTGACTTCCTGACCGACGTTACAGGACGGCATTTGCCCGATGCCGAAAAGCCGTTTCAGACGATCTATCATCTATACTCATTCCCGCGCAATGTGCGCTGGCGACTGAAAGTTGATCTGGCCGATGGCCAGTCCGTTCCCAGTGTCTCGCACGTCTGGAGCACGGCCAATTGGCTGGAGCGGGAAGTCTATGACATGTTCGGAATACAGTTTGAGAATCATCCGGACTTGCGACGGCTGCTGCTGCCTCCTGATTGGGAGGGTCATCCATTGCGCAAGGAATACCCCTTACTGTTCCAATACAATCGTTGGACGGCAGAGCACCTGCAGATGATACCGTTTCGTCCTGACGGAGAATACACGGGGAAATTCGAGTAA
- a CDS encoding NFACT family protein, which produces MDSFSLSLLVQELRAALGHARLERVQATGSNQFLLKFRSGALVVSVDDRHPALWLLRRTKKSATEHVTPLLLLLRKHLVGCRLGGIEQAEYDRIVRLRLSRQADQDVVDQYSLVIELIDRRANLYLLNADDRIIGRFKTRSPASSELAMEYVLPQQPGKLDPWRVTETELNTLCESTGSLRQALIQHIKGFGPRLAEEVVWRARHSTAYQAFSEVLDQLSNHPQPCLYAPTALALVQPATLQWERELIVAPIQLHWLSEQAGLTVTPFATMLEAVEIYEELVSASRLIQERRRTLATAIFQKRKKVEKRLERMKQERERLGNYEQYRQWGELLLAHVHHATRSERGFVVTDYYAPDQPSVEIPAQPRASIQQTATDYFEIYRKQKRKADSLEQQIGQLEQELLKLSTLDQAVQSATTLEALSSYADELLGPASALPASLGGRPLFKKIPGVAQFLSSEQHHILVGRTAEANQRLTFQIARPHDIWLHAADYPGSHVVLRCKKGVSVPFQSLIEAAQLAAFYSQARGSTAVVVHYTERKHVHKIPGAAPGRVRLVNVKSITVEPRVQATRVDI; this is translated from the coding sequence ATGGACAGCTTCAGCCTGAGCCTACTGGTGCAAGAGCTGCGAGCTGCCTTAGGCCACGCCAGGTTAGAACGGGTTCAAGCAACTGGGTCGAACCAATTTTTATTGAAGTTCAGGTCCGGCGCGTTAGTCGTTTCAGTTGATGATCGCCACCCTGCGCTCTGGCTGTTGCGACGCACAAAAAAATCGGCTACCGAGCATGTCACTCCACTGCTGTTGCTGCTGCGCAAGCATCTTGTTGGATGCCGTTTGGGCGGTATCGAACAGGCTGAGTATGATCGCATCGTTCGTCTGCGTCTCAGCAGGCAAGCGGATCAAGATGTGGTTGACCAATATTCGCTCGTCATCGAGCTGATTGACCGGCGAGCCAACCTCTACCTGTTGAACGCTGATGATCGGATCATCGGGCGATTCAAAACCAGATCGCCTGCTTCATCCGAGCTGGCTATGGAGTATGTGCTGCCGCAGCAACCGGGCAAATTGGACCCGTGGCGGGTAACGGAAACCGAGCTGAACACGCTTTGCGAATCAACAGGCTCATTGCGTCAAGCGCTGATCCAACATATCAAAGGGTTCGGCCCGCGACTGGCCGAGGAAGTGGTTTGGCGCGCGCGTCACAGCACGGCTTATCAGGCATTCAGCGAAGTACTGGATCAACTGTCGAACCACCCACAACCGTGCCTGTATGCGCCGACCGCCTTAGCACTGGTTCAACCAGCGACGCTTCAGTGGGAGCGCGAGCTTATTGTTGCTCCTATCCAACTTCACTGGCTCTCTGAACAGGCGGGCTTGACGGTCACGCCATTTGCCACTATGTTGGAAGCGGTTGAAATCTATGAGGAGTTGGTCAGTGCCAGCCGGCTCATTCAGGAACGGCGACGAACGCTGGCTACAGCGATATTTCAAAAACGAAAGAAAGTCGAGAAACGGCTGGAACGCATGAAACAGGAGAGGGAGCGATTAGGCAACTACGAACAGTACCGGCAGTGGGGCGAATTGCTTCTGGCTCACGTTCATCATGCCACGCGCAGTGAGCGGGGCTTCGTGGTGACCGATTATTACGCCCCTGACCAACCCAGCGTCGAAATTCCAGCCCAGCCGCGCGCCTCTATTCAGCAAACGGCCACCGATTATTTTGAAATTTATCGAAAACAGAAACGCAAGGCCGACTCACTTGAGCAACAGATCGGTCAACTCGAACAAGAACTATTGAAGCTCTCAACGCTCGATCAAGCCGTGCAGTCAGCCACTACGCTGGAAGCCTTGTCGTCATACGCAGACGAGCTGCTTGGTCCTGCTTCAGCGTTGCCCGCGTCACTGGGTGGCCGCCCGTTGTTCAAGAAGATTCCAGGCGTCGCACAATTTCTCTCCTCCGAACAACACCACATCCTGGTGGGCCGAACGGCTGAAGCCAACCAGCGATTGACATTTCAGATCGCCCGGCCGCATGACATCTGGTTACATGCGGCTGATTATCCTGGTTCGCACGTCGTGTTGCGCTGCAAAAAAGGCGTCTCGGTCCCGTTTCAATCGTTGATCGAAGCCGCGCAACTGGCGGCGTTTTACAGTCAGGCGCGAGGTTCGACAGCCGTGGTCGTTCACTATACGGAGCGAAAACACGTTCACAAGATACCGGGCGCAGCCCCAGGCCGGGTGCGGCTCGTCAATGTCAAATCAATCACCGTTGAACCGCGCGTGCAAGCCACGCGCGTGGATATATGA
- a CDS encoding RDD family protein, with the protein MMKCGTCGYVDHADSRMCKGCGRIAPHPVLIPFPVAASVAQNLEPASPPAWKVELQERINAIRARRKLLTALHQAAEHPAYPPLLLETSQGKAVHPAIAAVHRRFAQHVQHHLSNDSPTLPDAELRPGRASANADCSMGNSTASLTTGSPQDGKPSATAQAATELAQKKPSATNPTSDCKAVAMAAQPGPTEDVLETLATQAELDGHQTETSIESWIERMDQQARCRFTDDSLATLDSREDEHILNSNHSPERQARTPASANTTHAGEFPLQQANMSQRVAAGLIDLGVMVMANVPFLAMSEFSRANFSDIRVLCIHALIALILYFLYMSLMLMAMGQTIGMHKVGIIAVDAVSLNQPSFGQAIRRACALMVAPIGYGLSFLSPRFDTRGRSFSDMASRTTVHQTYEELPAVQAPWLYHHCRP; encoded by the coding sequence ATGATGAAATGCGGAACATGCGGATACGTGGATCATGCGGATAGTCGAATGTGTAAAGGTTGTGGTCGTATTGCACCCCATCCCGTCCTGATTCCTTTCCCCGTTGCAGCCTCGGTGGCTCAAAATCTGGAGCCGGCTTCGCCACCAGCGTGGAAAGTTGAATTACAGGAACGAATCAACGCGATTCGGGCGCGTCGAAAACTCCTGACGGCACTTCACCAAGCGGCTGAACATCCGGCTTACCCGCCTCTCCTGCTTGAGACGTCGCAAGGTAAGGCGGTGCATCCGGCCATCGCAGCCGTGCACAGACGGTTTGCGCAGCATGTCCAGCATCACCTGAGCAACGATTCACCAACGTTGCCGGATGCTGAGCTGCGTCCGGGGCGTGCCTCAGCGAATGCTGATTGCTCAATGGGTAACTCAACTGCCTCCTTGACGACCGGCTCACCCCAAGACGGAAAGCCATCTGCGACGGCTCAGGCGGCTACTGAACTCGCTCAGAAAAAACCGAGCGCGACCAACCCCACCTCAGACTGCAAGGCAGTTGCTATGGCCGCCCAACCCGGTCCTACCGAAGATGTACTTGAGACATTGGCTACTCAAGCTGAACTCGACGGGCACCAAACAGAGACAAGCATCGAAAGCTGGATTGAACGTATGGATCAGCAGGCCCGTTGCCGCTTCACTGATGACAGTCTGGCCACCTTGGACTCACGTGAAGATGAACACATACTCAACTCAAACCACTCACCTGAGAGGCAAGCCAGGACGCCGGCTTCGGCCAACACCACTCATGCCGGTGAGTTTCCGCTTCAACAAGCCAATATGTCGCAGCGCGTCGCTGCCGGGTTGATTGACCTTGGTGTGATGGTTATGGCGAATGTGCCCTTTCTTGCCATGTCGGAATTCAGTCGGGCCAATTTCTCCGACATTCGTGTGTTGTGCATTCATGCGCTGATTGCCCTCATCCTCTACTTTCTCTACATGAGCCTCATGCTCATGGCGATGGGGCAAACCATCGGGATGCATAAGGTGGGGATCATCGCGGTTGATGCCGTAAGTTTGAATCAACCGTCATTCGGCCAAGCGATCCGCCGCGCCTGTGCGCTTATGGTCGCGCCAATCGGCTATGGCCTTAGCTTCTTATCGCCCAGGTTCGACACACGGGGACGGAGCTTCTCAGACATGGCTTCGCGTACCACAGTGCATCAAACGTATGAAGAGCTTCCAGCCGTACAGGCGCCTTGGCTCTATCATCACTGCCGACCTTGA
- a CDS encoding deoxyhypusine synthase family protein has product MMVIRKTKSSKFLTTPTRPLQIDRDRSVAGVLDKMEGISYQGRNLALARHIWKRMLADGALIMMGMSGLLIPAGMRRLVVYLIKNRFIDLLVVTGGNLFHDLHETLGRYHYIGSPDLNDAELRDALVDRTYDTLGSDIEFREAHEWIANFVAQLDVSRPYSTREFLYLLGRELSEIAAEDGVLTAAYKSKIPVYCPSIADSAMGTGLAMSRVERKRELTFDIVQDVEEVAYLAAKSPKTGLVCFGGGSPKDFLEQAYATANMLKLTARGHQYAVQIVTEPPHFGSSAELTLEESQSWGKVAKNAQKVTVFCDGTIAMPILVTALAQSATKEAKNRRRPNFNITRELKVTY; this is encoded by the coding sequence ATGATGGTGATAAGAAAAACGAAAAGTTCCAAATTCCTCACAACACCGACCCGCCCGCTTCAGATTGATCGCGACCGCAGCGTGGCTGGTGTGTTGGACAAGATGGAAGGTATTTCTTATCAAGGTCGCAACCTGGCGCTGGCGCGCCATATCTGGAAGCGCATGTTGGCTGACGGCGCTCTGATCATGATGGGCATGTCCGGTCTACTCATTCCAGCAGGCATGCGGCGGTTGGTGGTCTATCTGATCAAAAATCGTTTCATTGATCTATTGGTTGTCACCGGCGGCAATTTGTTCCACGACTTGCACGAAACACTCGGACGCTACCATTACATTGGCAGCCCCGATTTGAATGACGCTGAATTGCGTGATGCCCTCGTAGACCGCACCTACGACACCTTAGGCAGCGACATCGAATTCCGCGAGGCGCATGAATGGATCGCCAACTTCGTCGCCCAACTGGATGTCTCTCGTCCCTACTCGACTCGGGAGTTCCTCTACCTGCTAGGGCGCGAGCTGTCGGAAATTGCTGCCGAAGACGGCGTCTTGACGGCGGCTTATAAATCCAAGATACCGGTCTACTGTCCGAGCATCGCAGATTCAGCCATGGGCACAGGCTTGGCGATGAGCCGTGTCGAACGTAAGCGTGAGCTGACCTTTGACATCGTGCAAGACGTTGAAGAAGTTGCCTACCTGGCGGCCAAGTCGCCTAAGACGGGTTTGGTCTGCTTCGGTGGCGGTTCGCCCAAAGATTTCCTGGAGCAAGCTTACGCTACGGCTAACATGCTCAAACTCACCGCTCGCGGGCACCAGTATGCCGTTCAAATTGTCACTGAACCGCCTCACTTTGGTTCGTCAGCCGAGCTGACCCTGGAGGAATCACAAAGCTGGGGCAAGGTCGCCAAAAACGCCCAGAAAGTCACCGTCTTTTGTGATGGAACGATTGCCATGCCTATCCTGGTAACGGCTCTCGCTCAAAGCGCCACCAAAGAGGCGAAAAATCGCCGTCGGCCCAACTTTAACATCACTCGCGAACTGAAAGTCACCTATTAG
- the speA gene encoding biosynthetic arginine decarboxylase: MTKATSLEQALQTYGVENWGAGYFGINKQGNLIVRPTLNDSATADIKEIVDKLIRDYKLKFPILLRFPQIVASQVRALHNSFKSASQEFGYKGAHMAVYPMKVNSRREVIEAFLQEGRRYDFGLEAGSKAELYAALSLEQTPDSLLICNGFKDEAFINLAILGSSLGKRVIVVIEKLNELMTFLRLSENVTPRPMLGARLKLYSRGSGRWEKSGGETAKFGLTATEMLEVIRRLREVNRLDELKLLHCHLGSQMTDIKRVKNAVKEAARVYAKVRKLDVDIEYLDLGGGMAVDYDGSKTSYEASANYTMQEFANDVIYTVASICEDENVPEPTLISESGRILTAHHAMIVMNVQDEIETVIDEIALPDVDEDDPQVVIELRDLRNNINAKNYLEYYHDALEHKDELFTLFNLGYIDLEDRAKGEVLFWQLLEKVEKFARETKFFPEELEDLKKLLAAKYLCNFSVFRSVPDAWGLDYLFPIMPIHRLLESASEFATLVDLTCDSDGIIDKFVDLRDVKEVLEVHPFNRDPYYLAILLVGAYQEAMGSFHNLFGIVNEANIVIDQQGTFHVHKVIPGHHIGSVLELVRFDKPSLQDGFRRNLALATKRFQLSEQARAQMINFYEQCYHNYTYLE; the protein is encoded by the coding sequence TTGACCAAAGCGACTTCCCTGGAACAAGCTTTACAAACTTATGGAGTAGAAAATTGGGGCGCAGGTTATTTCGGGATTAACAAACAAGGCAATCTGATTGTTCGACCGACACTGAATGACTCGGCCACAGCAGACATCAAAGAGATCGTTGATAAACTGATCCGTGATTACAAGCTCAAGTTTCCCATCTTGCTACGATTCCCACAAATCGTGGCCAGCCAGGTCCGCGCGCTACACAACTCATTCAAAAGCGCAAGTCAGGAATTCGGCTACAAAGGCGCTCACATGGCCGTCTATCCGATGAAGGTCAATTCCCGACGAGAAGTCATCGAAGCCTTCTTGCAAGAAGGCCGACGATATGATTTTGGATTGGAGGCGGGAAGCAAAGCGGAACTATATGCTGCTTTATCGCTTGAACAAACGCCGGACTCATTGCTCATCTGCAATGGCTTCAAAGACGAAGCCTTCATCAACCTGGCCATTTTGGGCAGCTCGTTGGGCAAGCGGGTCATCGTAGTCATCGAGAAGCTCAATGAATTGATGACGTTTCTGCGGCTCTCTGAAAACGTCACGCCCCGGCCGATGCTTGGCGCGCGGCTCAAACTCTATTCGCGCGGCAGCGGACGTTGGGAGAAATCGGGCGGCGAAACGGCGAAATTCGGGCTCACCGCCACGGAGATGCTCGAAGTCATTCGGCGATTGCGAGAAGTCAACCGACTGGACGAGCTGAAGCTCTTGCACTGTCATCTGGGATCGCAAATGACCGACATTAAACGGGTCAAGAACGCCGTCAAGGAAGCCGCGCGCGTCTATGCCAAAGTGCGAAAGCTGGACGTGGATATCGAATATCTGGACTTGGGCGGCGGCATGGCCGTTGATTACGATGGTAGCAAAACCTCGTATGAAGCCAGCGCCAACTACACCATGCAGGAATTCGCCAATGATGTCATCTATACCGTCGCCAGCATCTGCGAGGATGAGAACGTTCCTGAGCCAACCTTGATCAGTGAATCAGGACGCATCTTGACAGCTCATCACGCCATGATCGTCATGAACGTGCAGGATGAAATTGAAACGGTCATTGACGAAATTGCTCTGCCCGACGTGGACGAAGATGATCCACAGGTGGTGATCGAGCTGCGCGATCTGCGCAACAATATCAACGCCAAGAACTATCTCGAATACTATCACGACGCCCTCGAACACAAGGACGAGCTGTTCACCCTCTTCAACCTTGGCTACATTGATCTGGAAGATCGCGCCAAAGGCGAAGTCCTATTTTGGCAGTTATTGGAAAAGGTCGAGAAATTCGCCCGCGAGACCAAGTTCTTTCCCGAAGAGCTGGAAGACTTGAAGAAACTGTTGGCCGCGAAGTACCTGTGTAATTTCTCAGTCTTTCGCTCGGTTCCCGACGCGTGGGGACTGGATTATTTATTTCCGATCATGCCGATTCATCGGTTGCTGGAATCGGCATCGGAGTTTGCCACGCTGGTGGACTTGACCTGCGATTCGGATGGCATCATTGACAAGTTCGTTGACCTACGCGACGTGAAAGAAGTGCTTGAAGTCCACCCGTTCAACCGCGATCCATACTACCTGGCGATCTTGCTGGTCGGGGCTTACCAGGAGGCGATGGGGAGTTTCCATAACCTGTTTGGTATCGTGAACGAGGCGAACATCGTGATTGATCAGCAAGGCACCTTCCATGTTCACAAAGTCATCCCCGGACATCACATTGGGTCCGTTCTCGAACTGGTCAGATTCGACAAGCCGAGTTTGCAAGATGGCTTCCGTCGCAACCTGGCACTGGCCACCAAGCGGTTTCAACTCAGCGAGCAGGCCCGCGCTCAGATGATCAATTTTTACGAGCAATGCTATCATAACTACACCTATCTGGAATAA
- a CDS encoding M48 family peptidase: MGLSHSELQKIFAEAFQHIGHRRTPPHIEIGFYPFASLNSYIQVKDGKATVKLSDLLDNAPRSVHRALADILVAKLFNKPPNPQSELVYQTYTTSPPIRRAIERIHRQRGHKQFVGPRGRVRDLEKTFHKLNKQYFGGSLKMPRLTWSARRSVRILGYLDRIHRTLVISRLLDDARIPEFFYEYIMFHEMLHLKHAPRYKGNRCYNHTPEFQQDERRFRYYEQAQQWVERIASRRCRRPNK; encoded by the coding sequence ATGGGACTGAGTCATAGTGAATTACAAAAAATTTTTGCTGAGGCGTTTCAACACATCGGCCACCGCCGTACACCGCCGCATATTGAAATTGGATTTTATCCATTTGCGAGCCTCAATAGTTACATTCAGGTCAAGGATGGAAAAGCCACGGTCAAGCTCTCCGACCTACTTGACAATGCACCCCGCTCGGTGCACCGCGCGCTGGCCGATATTCTGGTCGCTAAGCTGTTCAACAAACCGCCGAATCCCCAATCAGAACTTGTCTACCAAACTTATACAACATCTCCGCCCATCCGGCGCGCGATTGAACGAATTCACCGCCAACGCGGACACAAGCAGTTTGTCGGGCCGCGCGGGCGCGTGCGCGACCTGGAGAAGACATTTCACAAACTCAATAAGCAGTACTTCGGTGGCTCATTGAAAATGCCGCGACTAACATGGAGCGCCCGCCGCTCGGTGCGCATTCTCGGCTATTTAGATCGTATCCACCGCACGCTGGTGATCAGCCGTTTGCTGGACGACGCTCGCATTCCGGAATTCTTCTATGAATACATCATGTTCCATGAAATGCTTCATCTGAAACACGCCCCACGCTATAAGGGGAACCGTTGCTACAACCATACGCCAGAGTTTCAGCAGGACGAGCGGCGGTTCAGATACTATGAGCAAGCTCAACAATGGGTGGAACGAATCGCTTCACGTCGTTGTCGTCGTCCAAACAAATAA
- the murJ gene encoding murein biosynthesis integral membrane protein MurJ, which translates to MSSPSDPVANSPTSRLKATPEATTIQHHVTRSAGIVSLAVLGSRVMGLVREQVFAYFFGASRAYDAFQTAFRIPNMLRDLFAEGALSHAFVTTFSQYLTTKNEAAAWRLANLVLNGLIVILSFITLIGIWLAPQLVHLIAPGFAAFPGKVELTTHLTRIMYPFIILVAMAAVAMGILNTKDRFAIPASASTFFNIGSILAGLTLAYWLDPTFGPQAMVGMALGTLIGGALQFLVQVPSLYRVGFRYQPIISFSDAGVRHVMSLMGPAIIGASAVQINVLVNNNFASPMEGAVSWLNYAFRLMYLPIGLFGVAIGTAALPNIARAAARHDQQEFRQTLASALGLVFFLCIPSACGLIILGEPIIRLIYEQGKFSTFDTHQTAGALAFYAVGLAGYAAIRVLAPAFVALNDARTPMMISLASILTNYLLNSLLVTRLGHRGLALSTSLVALTNFLALFLLMRRRLQRIEGRAILRSLIKISAASVVMSVACWWSYHWLVGRWGYGGLWVQLINVFMPISVGVLIFILACRLLHVGELNMAWSAFWQRAGRRQPSSALPPPSDVC; encoded by the coding sequence ATGAGCAGTCCTTCAGACCCCGTCGCCAACTCGCCCACATCGCGCCTGAAGGCCACCCCTGAGGCAACCACCATTCAGCATCACGTGACGCGCTCAGCCGGTATTGTCAGCCTGGCGGTGTTGGGAAGCCGCGTGATGGGATTGGTCCGCGAACAGGTTTTTGCCTACTTCTTTGGCGCCAGTCGCGCATACGACGCTTTCCAAACAGCGTTTCGCATTCCCAACATGCTCCGCGACCTGTTCGCCGAAGGCGCCTTGAGTCACGCATTCGTCACCACGTTTTCTCAATATCTGACCACTAAGAACGAGGCAGCCGCCTGGCGACTGGCCAACCTTGTTTTGAACGGCCTGATCGTCATCCTATCGTTCATCACCCTGATCGGCATCTGGCTTGCTCCGCAGTTGGTCCATCTGATTGCGCCCGGATTTGCCGCCTTCCCCGGCAAAGTCGAACTGACCACTCACCTGACTCGCATCATGTATCCCTTCATCATTCTGGTGGCGATGGCCGCTGTCGCTATGGGCATTCTCAACACTAAGGATCGGTTCGCTATCCCGGCGTCGGCCTCCACCTTCTTCAACATTGGTTCGATTCTAGCCGGACTGACGCTTGCCTACTGGCTCGATCCAACATTCGGGCCACAAGCGATGGTCGGCATGGCACTGGGCACGCTCATTGGCGGCGCGCTGCAATTTCTGGTGCAGGTGCCATCGCTCTATCGAGTTGGATTTCGCTATCAGCCGATCATCAGTTTTTCCGATGCTGGCGTGCGCCACGTCATGAGCTTGATGGGCCCGGCCATCATCGGCGCCTCGGCGGTTCAGATCAACGTGCTGGTCAACAACAATTTCGCTTCGCCTATGGAAGGAGCCGTCTCCTGGCTCAACTATGCGTTTCGATTGATGTATCTACCCATTGGGCTATTTGGCGTTGCCATCGGCACAGCCGCTCTGCCTAACATCGCCCGCGCGGCAGCACGCCACGATCAACAGGAGTTCCGCCAGACGCTGGCCTCAGCATTGGGCCTTGTCTTCTTTCTCTGCATTCCTTCGGCCTGCGGCTTGATCATTCTGGGCGAGCCGATCATCCGTTTGATCTATGAGCAAGGGAAATTCTCCACATTCGACACCCATCAAACCGCAGGCGCGCTGGCTTTCTATGCCGTGGGACTGGCTGGCTATGCTGCCATTCGCGTTCTAGCGCCGGCATTCGTTGCCCTCAATGACGCTCGCACGCCGATGATGATCAGCTTGGCTTCGATTCTCACCAATTATCTCCTGAACTCGTTGCTGGTGACGCGGCTCGGCCATCGTGGGCTGGCGCTCTCCACGTCGCTCGTGGCGCTGACCAATTTCCTCGCTCTATTTCTGCTGATGCGCCGGCGGCTACAACGCATCGAAGGCCGCGCGATTTTGCGCTCACTCATCAAGATTTCAGCAGCTTCGGTTGTGATGTCTGTGGCGTGTTGGTGGAGCTATCACTGGCTTGTCGGACGGTGGGGATACGGCGGACTGTGGGTTCAACTGATCAATGTCTTCATGCCGATAAGTGTCGGCGTTCTGATTTTTATCCTGGCGTGTCGGCTGCTCCATGTCGGTGAGTTGAACATGGCATGGAGCGCCTTCTGGCAACGCGCCGGCAGACGCCAGCCAAGCAGCGCCCTGCCACCACCAAGCGACGTCTGCTAG
- the rpiB gene encoding ribose 5-phosphate isomerase B, with protein MCYQQPGSAGRVVAVAADHGGFTMKQAVIELLTELGYTVHDFGTHDTQPVDYPDFAYKVAEAISSRRCWRGIVIDGAGIGSCMAANKVPGVRAACCHDVYTARNSREHNDANVLTLGANTISLEAMRQIVTVWLSTEVGAERHRRRVEKIMEIERKFLGRT; from the coding sequence ATTTGCTATCAACAGCCAGGGTCGGCTGGCCGCGTTGTCGCAGTGGCCGCCGATCATGGCGGGTTCACGATGAAACAAGCGGTGATAGAGCTGTTGACCGAACTGGGTTACACCGTTCACGATTTCGGCACACACGACACACAGCCGGTAGATTATCCTGATTTCGCCTACAAAGTTGCCGAAGCCATATCCAGCCGGCGTTGCTGGCGAGGCATTGTGATTGATGGCGCCGGCATCGGCTCGTGTATGGCGGCCAATAAAGTGCCGGGCGTGCGAGCCGCTTGCTGTCATGACGTCTATACGGCCCGCAATAGTCGTGAACATAACGACGCCAATGTGTTGACGCTGGGCGCGAATACCATTTCGCTGGAAGCCATGCGTCAGATCGTGACTGTCTGGCTCTCTACCGAAGTTGGAGCCGAACGACACCGCCGCCGGGTGGAAAAAATCATGGAGATTGAACGAAAATTCCTCGGCCGGACTTAA